One Actinomyces respiraculi DNA window includes the following coding sequences:
- a CDS encoding ABC transporter ATP-binding protein, whose product MITIENLTKRHGSRTVLHDLSLVARPGRVTGFVGPNGAGKSSTLRCLLGLDRIDGGTALLGGRPYRELRHPLRTVGAVLDGAGAHPSSTGRAHLRWVAAGSGIAQRRVDEVLELVDLAGAAERRVRTYSLGMGQRLGLAAALLGDPQILILDEPVNGLDPAGIRWIRTLMRERARAGGTVLVSSHVLSELAEVADDITIISQGRVRASGTLAEVAQGHSDLEEAFFALTSPGAGL is encoded by the coding sequence ATGATCACCATCGAGAACCTCACCAAGCGGCACGGCTCGCGCACAGTGCTCCACGACCTGAGCCTGGTGGCCCGCCCCGGCAGGGTCACCGGCTTCGTGGGGCCCAACGGGGCGGGCAAGTCCTCCACCCTGCGCTGCCTGCTCGGCCTGGACCGGATCGACGGCGGCACCGCCCTGCTGGGCGGGCGCCCCTACCGCGAGCTGCGCCACCCCCTGCGCACGGTCGGAGCGGTGCTCGACGGAGCCGGCGCCCACCCCTCCTCCACGGGACGCGCCCACCTGCGCTGGGTGGCCGCCGGATCGGGCATTGCCCAACGCCGGGTGGACGAGGTCCTCGAGCTCGTGGACCTGGCCGGAGCGGCAGAGCGCCGCGTGCGCACCTACTCTCTGGGCATGGGCCAGCGACTGGGCCTGGCCGCAGCCCTGCTGGGAGACCCGCAGATCCTCATCCTCGACGAGCCCGTCAATGGCCTGGACCCCGCCGGTATCCGCTGGATTCGCACCCTCATGCGCGAGCGGGCCCGTGCGGGCGGCACCGTCCTGGTCTCCAGCCACGTGCTCTCCGAGCTGGCCGAGGTGGCCGACGACATCACCATCATCTCCCAAGGCAGGGTGCGCGCCAGCGGCACGCTGGCCGAGGTGGCCCAGGGCCACAGCGACCTGGAGGAGGCCTTCTTCGCGCTGACCTCCCCGGGAGCCGGGCTGTGA